The Panicum virgatum strain AP13 chromosome 3N, P.virgatum_v5, whole genome shotgun sequence genome includes the window CCCTTAAAGTACGTCTCAATGTTAGTCATGAAGCTCTTAGAATTCTTAGGCTCCTTCTCAAGCGCTCCCCTGATTGTGGGGCTGATGGTCAAGTCCATGACCATGAGCGCCACTCTGTCGGAGCGCTCCCAACGCTCTTTCTCCTTCTCATAAGCAGCAGTGCGCTCGGCAAGGGATGTATCATCAGTCCCTTATGCAACTGGTGCTACAGGCTCTGGGTCTCTCATGGAGTGGTCCTTATCCAACATCACCAGAATGAGATGGATCTCACGGCTCCATCTGACGAAGTTATCGGCAGGAAGCTTCTCCACACCATTGACATAAGCTATGATGCTGGCGGGAGAGGGATCTGAGTATGAACAAGTAAACAAGAATTTAATCAGTAATGACAACATAAATAAATGAATTAATCAGCATTGGCCAGATTAAGACATAAACAAGTAATTtgcatcaccgttgggcagaaacaaATTAAATGCTTATTTAACTCATGAATGATATTTTGCATCACTGTTGGGCGGAAACAAAATAAACTTAGCGTAAGGAACGCAGCGGAAACTTAATTTtgcatcaccgttgggcagaaccAAAATAAACTTAAACTAAACTTAATAACTTATGGCAATTATTTAATAACAATGTTGGTCAGAAATTAAATAAATGCTCAAAATAAACTTAAATAATTCCGAATAAAATTCACGTTGGTTTCATTTACTCAGAACAGTAAAtcttaaaatttctcaaaattttcaatgtaAATAtactcaaaattaaattcattTGGAGCTCATATGAATTTAGAATCTAAAATACTGAAAATTGAAACTCAGAAATGACTAAATGGAGAAAAACTTAAGGGGCTTAAATCCTAATGGGCTTAATGCCCAAAAACCGATGGGCGGGCCGGCCAACTGGCCCAGCCGCGCCGCGGCTCCCCCCACCCCGCCTGGGCTGGTGGCCCAACAGCCAATGGCTATGCCGCCAAACCGGCCCGGCTCGGCTCCCCTTGGGCCGCCAAAATGGCCCGGCTCGGCTCCCCCAATGGCCGGCTAATCTGAGCCATTGATCCCACCAAACCTAGATCAGATGGCTAGGAGCGATTTTCACGGGTATATAACGACTCATCCGGTTCTCACGGGAAAAAACCCTAGCTCAtttccattctctctctctctctctccaaccaTAGCCGCCGGCGCCTCTCATCCGCAACGGCTGCCGCTCATGCTGCCTgggtggctcgccggcgttgAGCCGGACGTTcgccggccggtggcggcgctcaaCGGCCACCCCTCAAGCACCGCCGAGGCGGGTGCGGGTGAGCCggagctccgccaccatccggcgtCAGTCGGTTCGCGCGCTGCCTGATGCCGGCGCCATCTCATGCCCCTCTGCAGGACCTCCGCGCGACTGCTGGCGGGCCGCGGTGGTGCGCCGTCTGTGGCGCCCTTAGTGGCGGCCATGGAGGTGGCCTGCCTCCGCAGTTCGCCGACGCCGCGGTTCTCTAATGTGCTGCCGTGGGGACCTTGGATCCCCACGCGGCCGTGACTGATGGCCGGCCGTCGAGCCGCGCATGCtttcttttttgtgtgtgtgtgttcttatTGTACACCATGGTGGCTCTGTGCCCCATGATTTCTtatgcgcgcgccgccgcgggagccttGATGCCCCGCGTAGCCTTATGCTCATGCCGAGATGCGACATCCAgccttttttttgtgtgtgcgcCGTGGAGGCTCAGTGCCCCATGGGTTCTTATGCCGTGCGACTTATGGCGATTCTTGCGGATCTGATGGGGTTTGGCGTTTCTAAAGGGTGGGAACTTTTGGATCTAAAGTTTATTCATTTCATCTCCTTCTTATTTCTCGGATCTAGTACTAACCATGCGAGATCTACACATAAAACTTATAGATCTACTTGAAACATGAACTAAAACTTGAACCGAGAGAGAAAACCAACCAAGATCTAAAactggatctagatctagagTTCTAATGGCTCACAGAGTAGATGTTTAGGCGACTGATACCAAATATAGGATCTAAACATGCTTAGAACTTAAAACTTATACTCATACGGGATCTACATCTACTCAAGTAAGCACAACCCTTAAAAAATTACATGAGAGAGTTAGATCTAGACCAGCGAGAAGCGGCATCGGGTTCGTCGTCGACGCGCTGGCCATCTCAGTTGGCGTAGTCGTCGGCGCAGTAGCACTCGCCGTAGTCGTACTCGCCGGAGTCGTGGAAGTCCACGGCGGGTACCGGCGTCCTTCCGGCCTCCAGTGACACTGTCCTCTCTGCGAGGGGAGGACGAAAGCTTAGCAGCGGTGACCTTCAGGTGACTCCAGCGCCACCATAGATCGGGTGGCTGTAGGGTGTAGGGTTAGGCCTCTAACTAGGTTTTTACTCTGCTGTCACAGGAGCCGGCCCCCACCCCTTATTTTATATGGCGTTGGGTGACCTGGGGTCACAACCATGGGCTGGTtgggcccccgatcagggcgcttAACGGGTTTCTTTTGgacttcttctccttttcccgtTTTCCTTTCTTATCGGCGTTTTTGACGACCGATAATTCCAACAAGTCCGGCTCGCCAAGCCAACCGCTGATAGGGGAGAGGGCTTCAACGGCTTGCTCCTCCCCTACATCTAAGGGAGAGGAGGTGAGTTTTTGGCAAttgctcaaaaaaaatttgtattgGGCAACCTACTGCTGGAGCTGTCTCTCATCTCTAAAATCTCTCAAATGGTTGTTTTTTGTATTAGGTGTGAATATGAGCAATCTGCTGAAGATGCTCTAACAGAATCTCCCTACCAGagcaaaaaagaaaagcaaTAATTTACAGGAGTATATATGCAAGGACTTCCAAAATATTGGATTCCAGGAACAAAGACGTAGTAGCAGCTTATACAAGCAAGCCCGTGGGAAAGGAGAGGCAGCTGACAACCCCGTTGTCAACCTCGGATGTTGAAGGGAGCAGAATTATTGGCGAGCTCTGCTCAGCAATATGCCCTCATGAAATGGTACAAAATAAAGTGGTTGCTCGCCTCGGATACTATCATACCGTTCGGTCATGTACCCAACACATGGTCAGCAGTCGCCCATGCGGTAGGCGTGCACGCTTGGCTTATCCCCAGGCATctcgccgcgtcgccgtcaccAATCGACCTCGGCGCCTTGCATCCAAACTCGCTCACACTAGtacagaacaggcctttgtttcagaccatttgtcccggctgcctttgggcccgggacaaaagataGCTTTTATCCTggatccaacggctagccgggccagcggagAGGAcagaggccttttgtcccggttggaggcaccaaccgggacaaaagaacccccttttatcccggttggtggctctaaCCGGGAcatgcaccttttgtcccggttggagccactaaTCGGGACAAAAGAAGTGCATCTGTCCCGGGTCCAGCCAAtcaccgggacaaaagactggTCTCCATCTATTTTATCTCTCTCCTCTCGAGTTCTGCCAACCAACCATTCGTTGCATGCCTTatcttctccctctctcttctagCTTCGGGATGAGGTCGATCCAGGCCAAGGaggggcgcggccggccggacctGTGCCGGATCGAGCCGCGGCGAGTGGTGGCGCATCATGCCACGGCGAGCTGCTCCCGCGGCGCAAGCGAGCTGCCAATGGCGACCACTCACGCGATCAGCAAGAAGCGGAAGGTAGGCCACGAACCCTCCCCTCATCTAGATCCCGAGCTCGGCTTGCATATCCCGTGGATTTGAAGTCTGATGTCTGGCGTGCTCACTTTCTCGCGCGCAGTTCGTGGCAGATGGCGTGTTCTTCGCGGAGCTTAACGAGCTTGCCGAGGACGGCTACTCCGGCGTCGAGGTCCGTGTCACCCCCATGCGCACCGATGCGGGACGGCGGCCACGACGtagggccgcggcgagcggcgacgcacggaggcggcgctgggctATGGCGTgcgtggagaagatggagtttgGGATTGATTCAATCATAGTAGCcctctttgttttctttcttttttcttcaatGATTCTGGGATTGAAATTCTGGGATTGAAATTATGTGAATGATTTGGGATAGATTATATGAATGATTTGTTTGTGGATTTCGATTGTGATTGGTTTCGTGAATGATTTTGTCATCAGAGATTTGGAAAGGAGAGAGCCGGCGTGTGGGCGAGGTTGGGCCTGCgggattcttttttttattttggaaaaataaCATTGGTCCCGGGTCGTGAGGTGCCGGGACAAATAGACAAAGCACATTTGTCCCGGATGCTCAatcccggttggaaaaccgggatAAATGCCCGTtggcaaccgggactaaagcgcAGTTCTGTACTATAGTCACGGATACACATGTTGGTGCTGCCTTCGCAGTTCGAAGTGCCTCGTACTGCTTGTCAAATGGACAAACAACAACGTGTTGAATTGTTTAGTGTCGTTAAGTTTGAACGCAGGTCGTGCCAACAGATTAGTGTTCTGACTAGCACATGGTCTAGCCAGCTGTTTCTTCAGTATCATAAGAAGGtcaatttatttttaatcttcACGGGAAACAAGAAACACATTTTTGCTTAGAAGGCTACAAAAAATCGATGAAGTCACGAATGACGTTTGAAACACATCATGTTTTTcgttccttttctctttcttacGCTTTTTGTCTGTTCACGCCACAGTCAGCGCATTTTAGGGCAGTCCCAACGCAAAAAACTATCAGCAGTTTCTACAGCATAGGATATTATAGCAAGAAACCATCATTCCCCGTGCTAAATTTTATCCCAGTGCCTATATAAAAGGCTGACCAATCATAAACCGTCATCTTCACTCTCGTTTTCGGATTGTATGTGCACAAACAACAGAGCGAGCGTGACGCGGAGGACATCCCAGCGGCGGAGCCGGCGGCCGCTACTGCTCTGTGCCCTGCGGCCTGCCGCGCCCTGAAGAAAGTCGGCGCCGCGCGCTCCGTGGGTCCTCCCTGGCCGCGAGCTATGCGCCCatgccccgccggcggccgtgaGCCCTGCTCCGTCCTCGAACATGGCAAGCCTGCCGGCCGCAGGCCGCAGCTACTTTGGCACCCTGCCGCGCGTCGGAGAAGGCCGGGGCCGCACGCCCCGTGGGTCCTCCCAGCAGCGGTGCCAAACTGGAACGCCGGGGATGCGAGGCAGGAAGGAGGGGGTAGGAGGCCTAGCTGCATGGCAAGATGTGGGGCTGCTTGCTGCGCGCCATGCCTGCGAGCAAGGGAAGCAAGTCTGCCGGCAAGAGAGAGTGCACGAGAAGGGGATCTGGGGCGGAGCAATCGATCCGGGATGAGAGAGGACGACACGACCCAGGTCTCCCCTACGTGATTTTTCCCGTTTCCAAGCGTCTCGTTCCGCGCGTAGACTCCGTTTCTCCTCCAAGAAACGGTTTCTTTGTTTTGTGCTCTCCCTCTTCAATTAATCTATTGACACATCAGCAAAATATTAATGTAACAGCCTAATTAATACATATAGAAACCACAATAAATGTATCATTGGGAGTGCCCTCATGCGCCCTGATGGTAGAGCGTTGCATTTGTTTGACAAAAAACAGTAGTCCAAGCTTTAACTGGAAATCATGTTAATACCCGAAAATCCACTTGTATCTAAGACCTTTCTGATATAATGATTATACGATCGTTTTTATCACATGAAAAATTGCAGGCAGTGCCCAACTTCAGCCGGACATTCTTACCAGCCAAAGCAAAAATTTAGGATCTCTAAGAGACACATGGAAGCTTTTATTTCTGGCCTATAGTTATTGCAATTCGAAAAAGCCTAGTTGTGGGTCATTTCAAACGTTTTCTTCGGGATTTCGATGTTGCAAACAGCCTCTAAGCATTGGTCAATGAAATTTTAAGGCCGCAAACATATCGCCAGCTGATTACTCATCTCTCATACCTTATATTTTCTAACTTCTCTACAAATAATACTTTTTGCATTTTTGGTATACAGTGATGTAGCCGATTACTCAATGAATAGGGTAGAGCGAGAAATCCCCTACACTTGAATAAGAGAGAGATGTGTTTAGATAATCACCATAAATATTTTGGTATTAGGATAGAATTGATAATCTACTGTAGCGAATTTTGGTTCACAATTTCGTTTTCACTATAGCGAATTTCGTTTTTTTGACCGAAGTTTGACTTTCATACTTTTGAATTTGAAACCGAAATCACAAACTTTCCGGACCGAAATTCGTATCCCGGTGTTcaccgaaaacgaaaaaaatcaccgaaatttcggtcttTCCGACCGAAAAGGGGAACCCTGCCTCCACCGGAACTAGCTGTTGTTGGGAGGAGCTGCGCACTAGGAGGTTGTTCGGCTTATCTAGCATTGGTTTGTCTCGGCTTATTTCCTCTCACAGAATACTATTTATTTTACCCGTCATATATTATTTATGCGGTCAGCCGAATAGGGTGTAGGAAGAATCCCCGCGTGatgtgccgccgccaccgcggccgcaTGTTGCCAGGAAGAGATGAACGTAGCGGAACAGTCGCCGGCACGAGTCCGCCCGTGTCGCCTGAACGGACAGGGATAGGGGCAAAGTTGTCCTTTTTAGCGCTTTGCAATTAAAATGGATAAAATATGAGGTGCGATGTCCAGTGGCAAATTGATATGTTTGAAGAGTGTGCTTCAGCAAAGCCTTTCTCTTTTAGTGGCTTCCAGCAAAGACCATGTTTGAAGGATGTGCTCTAGCCAATTTTCTCATCTCAAACACAAAAGAAGACAACTGATTGGAATTTTGTGatcttttccctctctctctcacctgATTTTTTAtaagactctctctctctcctgattACCTCAGCCTTTGACTGGCCCCACATCGTCTCATTAAAAAGATCCCAAACACACGCACTCGAACAGACGAACACAACCACACACCATCCCcacgcgccgccatggccagctCCATCATCCCGAGCGCAAGCAGCGGGGAGCACGCGGCGGCGTCGCCCACGACCAAGCTCGGCCGGCTCAACGCGGCGGTGGAGCGATCCTGGCTCGGGCTGCGGTTCCGCCTCGCGGCGCGCGGGACCACGTTCACCACGGAGCTGCGCGCCGGCACGACCACGTTCCTCACCATGGCCTACATCCTCGCCGTCAACGCCTCCATCCTGTCCGACTCCGGCGCCACATGCACCGTCGACGACTGCGACGCGCCGTCCCCCGGGTGCAAGTTCCCGCCCGTGGACCCCGGGTACGCCGCCTGCGTGGCGCGCGCCCGCCGGGACCTGATCGTCGCCACCGCGGCGTCGTCCGTGATCGGGTCCTTCATCATGGGCGCCTTCGCGAACCTCCCCATCGCGCTGGCGCCCGGGATGGGCACCAACGCCTACTTCGCTTACACCGTCGTCGGATTCCACGGCTCCGGCACGCTCCCCTACCGCACGGCGCTCACCGCGGTGTTCCTCGAGGGCCtcatcttcctcttcatctCGGTGGTGGGCCTGCGGTCAAAGCTCGCCCAGTTCATCCCCAAACCCGTGCGGATCTCGGCGTCCGCGGGGATCGGGCTGTTCCTGGCCTTCATCGGGCTGCAGAGCAACGAGGGCGTCGGGCTCGTGGGGTTTA containing:
- the LOC120668152 gene encoding 40S ribosomal protein S3-2-like, which gives rise to MPYLLPLSSSFGMRSIQAKEGRGRPDLCRIEPRRVVAHHATASCSRGASELPMATTHAISKKRKFVADGVFFAELNELAEDGYSGVEVRVTPMRTDAGRRPRRRAAASGDARRRRWAMACVEKMEFGIDSIIVALFVFFLFSSMILGLKFWD